A single window of Cytophagales bacterium DNA harbors:
- a CDS encoding thymidine kinase produces MAKLYFRYSSMAAGKSLDLLKVAFNYEERGKEVLLLLPSVDIRYGEGKIVSRTGLKKDAVIVSEQFNILNYIRQLTNKPDCVLVDEAQFLNKANVVELTEVVDKLNIPVICYGLRSDYRSEPFVGSMYLMALADSIEEIKTICHCGKKATMNLRVVDGKPVYKGKQVIIGGNESYVAVCRKHFKQGEYE; encoded by the coding sequence ATGGCTAAATTATACTTCAGATATTCATCCATGGCAGCAGGCAAATCACTTGATTTGCTAAAAGTGGCATTTAATTATGAAGAAAGAGGTAAAGAAGTTTTGCTATTGTTGCCTTCAGTTGATATCCGGTATGGGGAAGGGAAAATCGTATCCAGAACAGGTTTAAAAAAAGATGCAGTAATAGTAAGTGAACAATTTAACATTCTGAATTATATTCGCCAGTTGACCAATAAACCAGATTGTGTACTTGTAGATGAGGCGCAGTTTTTAAATAAAGCCAATGTTGTGGAATTAACAGAGGTTGTTGATAAGCTTAACATACCGGTAATATGTTACGGTTTACGGAGTGATTATCGTAGCGAACCATTCGTGGGCAGTATGTATTTGATGGCATTAGCAGATAGTATTGAAGAGATAAAGACCATTTGTCATTGCGGAAAAAAGGCGACTATGAATTTAAGAGTGGTTGATGGAAAACCGGTATATAAAGGGAAACAGGTAATTATTGGTGGCAATGAATCATACGTTGCCGTGTGCAGAAAGCATTTTAAGCAAGGTGAATACGAATAG
- a CDS encoding PadR family transcriptional regulator — translation MNLENTQVQMRKGILEFCILYIISRGEVYASDMLGELTSAKLIVVEGTLYPLLTRLRKAGLVDYKWIESRSGPPRKYYHLTKQGIMFLGNLKKTWEELALSTNNVIKKKGNKGIKE, via the coding sequence ATGAATCTAGAAAACACACAGGTACAAATGCGTAAAGGGATATTGGAGTTTTGTATCCTTTATATTATTTCACGTGGTGAAGTTTACGCGTCAGATATGCTCGGAGAACTTACCTCAGCAAAATTAATTGTGGTAGAAGGAACGCTCTATCCTTTACTTACAAGACTCCGTAAGGCAGGATTGGTAGATTATAAATGGATAGAATCAAGATCAGGCCCACCCAGAAAATACTATCATTTAACAAAACAAGGCATAATGTTTCTGGGAAATTTGAAGAAAACATGGGAGGAGCTTGCATTATCTACAAATAACGTAATTAAGAAGAAAGGGAATAAAGGAATAAAGGAATAA
- a CDS encoding PspC domain-containing protein, with product MKKTVTINISGTIFNIEEDGYEKLNDYLTLINKHFSSYDDKEEIVEDIESRIAELFLDVLGKSKQVITLKDVEKLISRMGDIADFEAIEEDQKGPEKADQKEKEKESEEEKHPKKLFRDGKRKILGGVAAGIAHYFKADPIWIRLAFLVLTPFWGIMILIYIILWIILPESDKLEDDKKIKKLFRDPDKRIIGGVSSGIATYFGTDDSLIRLLFVVAVLFGGTGIIAYIVLWIITPEAKTITEKMEMQGEPVTLSNIESNIKKGLNVEDKDGEEGLLAKIVLFPFRLLAQIFNWLEKNIGSMMVFLVEIIRIFSGVFLILISSILLLSLLIVFGISMGLFTFFSWMVLYDLPLDILHGSIPFISSVSGFLTLFIPAVFLGLLGIIFLAKRNVINPLFGWTMVCVWFLSIIGLGISVPLIAKNFRTEAYYKTSQSFDIEDGRSLYITAKEAGNETYKETTLKIRGHDEPYIKLVQKFESRGINRKNAINNVKMLTYNVVFKDSILTFDTNFDFTDSAKFRFQTLEMVLYLPYKQTFLMDKELKKILRSTIHKYRYSNRQIESNKWGFKKVRSIIYKYGYSNSQIEGNKWHFTKDGLECLTCKPLTVNEDDIKIIDDENGKYSREYQLTGFTKLNIGSAFIIDVKKGKDFKVVITGEDDNDMEEVTVKVDGDELEIDYEHDLFEKYINRHNFNFGVDRNNMEVSVTMPEISGVYFYGASISSIRGFNTEDFHIELSGASQSKIDIMTKKLEIEMSGASELTLSGSGNELDAEISGASELKAYKFKVKNAWLQASGASDVRAYVTEKVTIETSGMSDVKFKGNPKVVERRR from the coding sequence ATGAAAAAAACAGTAACTATTAATATCAGCGGGACCATCTTTAACATTGAGGAAGATGGTTACGAAAAATTAAACGACTATTTAACATTAATTAACAAGCACTTTTCTTCCTATGACGATAAGGAGGAAATTGTTGAAGATATAGAAAGTCGTATTGCAGAGCTTTTTTTAGACGTGCTTGGTAAAAGTAAGCAGGTAATTACCCTTAAAGATGTTGAAAAGCTAATTTCAAGAATGGGTGATATAGCTGATTTTGAAGCTATTGAAGAAGACCAAAAAGGCCCGGAGAAAGCTGATCAAAAGGAAAAAGAAAAGGAAAGCGAAGAAGAGAAACATCCCAAAAAGCTTTTCAGGGATGGTAAACGTAAAATCTTAGGGGGTGTGGCTGCAGGCATTGCCCATTATTTTAAAGCTGATCCTATCTGGATCAGATTGGCATTTTTGGTATTAACACCATTCTGGGGAATTATGATTTTAATCTATATAATTTTATGGATCATATTACCCGAATCTGATAAGTTGGAAGATGATAAAAAAATAAAAAAACTTTTTAGAGACCCTGACAAAAGGATCATTGGCGGTGTATCCAGTGGAATTGCAACTTACTTTGGAACCGATGATAGTTTGATCAGGCTGCTGTTTGTTGTTGCTGTCCTGTTTGGGGGAACAGGCATCATAGCTTACATCGTGCTGTGGATAATCACGCCTGAAGCAAAAACCATCACCGAGAAAATGGAAATGCAAGGCGAACCCGTTACGCTATCAAACATAGAGTCTAATATTAAAAAAGGACTTAATGTTGAGGATAAAGACGGGGAAGAAGGCCTTTTGGCAAAAATAGTGTTGTTTCCCTTCAGGTTACTGGCGCAAATTTTTAACTGGTTAGAAAAAAACATCGGCTCTATGATGGTTTTTTTAGTAGAAATAATAAGAATTTTTTCAGGTGTTTTTCTAATTCTGATCTCAAGCATTTTATTACTTTCTTTACTAATTGTATTTGGAATCTCAATGGGCTTATTTACTTTTTTTAGCTGGATGGTTCTATATGACTTGCCCCTGGATATTCTTCATGGCAGTATTCCTTTTATTAGTTCGGTCTCCGGATTTTTAACATTATTTATTCCTGCCGTATTTCTAGGATTATTAGGGATTATCTTTCTGGCAAAAAGAAATGTGATAAATCCCCTGTTTGGCTGGACCATGGTCTGTGTCTGGTTTTTAAGTATTATCGGCTTAGGAATATCAGTTCCGTTGATCGCTAAAAATTTCAGAACGGAAGCTTATTATAAAACATCACAATCGTTTGATATTGAAGATGGCAGAAGTCTTTACATCACAGCTAAAGAAGCAGGCAATGAAACTTATAAGGAGACAACACTAAAGATAAGAGGGCATGATGAGCCCTATATTAAATTGGTTCAAAAGTTTGAGTCGAGAGGTATTAATAGAAAAAATGCAATAAACAATGTAAAAATGCTGACATATAATGTAGTTTTTAAAGACTCCATCCTCACATTTGACACAAACTTCGACTTTACTGACAGTGCAAAATTCAGGTTTCAAACCTTAGAGATGGTTTTATACCTTCCATATAAACAAACGTTTTTGATGGATAAAGAGCTAAAAAAAATACTAAGAAGCACCATTCACAAATATAGATACAGCAACAGGCAGATCGAAAGCAATAAATGGGGTTTTAAAAAGGTAAGAAGCATCATTTACAAATATGGATACAGCAACAGCCAGATCGAAGGCAATAAATGGCATTTTACAAAGGATGGATTAGAATGTTTAACGTGTAAACCGTTAACCGTTAATGAGGATGATATTAAAATAATAGACGATGAAAATGGAAAATACAGTAGAGAATACCAGCTTACCGGTTTCACAAAATTAAATATTGGGAGCGCTTTTATTATTGACGTTAAAAAGGGGAAAGATTTTAAGGTAGTTATAACCGGTGAAGATGACAATGACATGGAAGAGGTGACTGTAAAGGTAGATGGTGATGAATTAGAAATTGATTATGAACATGACCTGTTTGAGAAGTATATAAACCGGCATAATTTTAATTTTGGTGTTGACCGCAATAATATGGAAGTATCGGTTACCATGCCTGAGATATCAGGAGTGTATTTTTATGGCGCTTCCATATCAAGTATCAGAGGATTTAACACAGAGGATTTTCACATAGAACTATCAGGGGCTTCACAATCAAAAATAGATATAATGACCAAAAAGCTGGAAATAGAGATGTCCGGAGCATCTGAGCTAACCCTATCCGGTAGCGGTAATGAGCTTGATGCCGAGATCTCAGGCGCAAGCGAGCTAAAAGCATATAAATTTAAAGTAAAAAATGCCTGGCTCCAGGCCTCAGGTGCGAGTGATGTGAGGGCCTATGTTACTGAAAAGGTAACTATAGAAACGAGTGGTATGAGTGATGTTAAGTTTAAAGGCAATCCCAAGGTTGTGGAAAGGAGGAGGTAG